Below is a genomic region from Parageobacillus toebii NBRC 107807.
CAAATCGATCTAGAAGTATACATACGCTCCTAATGGCTGGCATCAATTCATTCGAATTAGGAATACCCAAGGCGGATCCGCATGGCCTTTCGGGAAGGAACGTTGGGTTTTGCTATGTTTATTGCACCCGTAGGGACGATTCATTTTTAATTGTTGTTTTATGAAAAGCTATTTTAATAGGTGGGAAAAGTGTATGAACGACATTGGTGCGATTATTTTAGCTGCCGGCATGTCCAAACGAATGGGACAACCAAAACAATTTCTTAACCTGCATGGAAAGCCGCTGTTTCGACATGCAGTTGAAACAGCTGTAAACTCAGAACTCCGACCAGTTATCGTGGTGGGCGGCGAACAGACTGAGTTACTTAAGGAACATATTCGTGATTTACCAGCTATTGTGATTCACAACCCAAATTTTGCTGAAGGGTTGTCTTCTTCATTAAAGGCCGGGGTAAAAGCTATTCAGGATAAAGTTTCAGCAGCATTCATTTTTTTAGCCGATCAACCGTTTATTCCTGTTACGGTCGTTAAGCAATTACAGAAATCATACGAGATTGCAAAGTCAAAAAATATCAAAATTATCCGCCCCCGCTATGCATCTGTCCCTAGTCATCCAGTCTTGTTTGATGCGGAAATTTTTCCGGAGTTGCTTTGCATTGAGGGAGATCGGGGCGCACAGCAAGTCATTCAACAACATTTAGCTGAACTGCAATATGTCGATTTTGATAATCCACTATGGGGGGTAGACATCGACACGCCAGAAGAGTGGCAAAGCTACAGTAGGAGAAATCAAATATGATGAGATGCGGTCAACCCTAACTAGTTTTCTAGATAGTTAAACTGGTAAGTGAGCACAATATTTCTGAATATTGTGATTAGAAGTCTTTTTCCGTAAACATTTTGTTCATATCCTTACCTTCATCCTGAATTGGTGCAGAAAACAGAGGGCAAAAGCCGTGACGGTGTAAGAGAAGAAGACGAATGAGAAGGAGGGGGAGTGACGATTGAGTTGGAAAGTCGGTGTATTAACGGTAAGCGATAGAGTTTTCCGCGGA
It encodes:
- a CDS encoding nucleotidyltransferase family protein; translated protein: MNDIGAIILAAGMSKRMGQPKQFLNLHGKPLFRHAVETAVNSELRPVIVVGGEQTELLKEHIRDLPAIVIHNPNFAEGLSSSLKAGVKAIQDKVSAAFIFLADQPFIPVTVVKQLQKSYEIAKSKNIKIIRPRYASVPSHPVLFDAEIFPELLCIEGDRGAQQVIQQHLAELQYVDFDNPLWGVDIDTPEEWQSYSRRNQI